From Nguyenibacter vanlangensis, one genomic window encodes:
- a CDS encoding GNAT family N-acetyltransferase yields MINPLSFEICRAGRLAEIIDDLARLRIAIFRDWPYLYDGADPVYERRYLEVYLRSPHAAAIVARDDGGRIVGASTCLPLADEAAPMRAPFEVRGQDLRRFFYFGESVLLPACRGRGAGVRFFALREEAARAAGADFAVFCAVHRPPDHPARPAGWVPLDGFWARRGYARLPGLSCTYPWKEVGTGHEVPHRLDFWGRALGAVPLPEQLLEDR; encoded by the coding sequence TTGATAAACCCGCTTTCGTTCGAAATCTGCCGCGCCGGGCGCCTGGCCGAAATCATCGACGACCTGGCCCGGCTCCGGATCGCCATATTCCGCGACTGGCCCTATCTCTATGACGGAGCCGACCCGGTCTATGAGCGGCGATATCTCGAGGTTTATCTGCGCAGCCCCCATGCGGCGGCCATCGTCGCGCGCGACGATGGCGGGCGGATCGTCGGCGCGTCCACCTGCCTGCCGCTGGCCGATGAAGCCGCCCCCATGCGCGCACCGTTCGAGGTCAGGGGCCAGGATCTGCGGCGGTTCTTCTATTTCGGCGAATCCGTACTGCTGCCCGCCTGTCGCGGCCGGGGCGCCGGGGTCCGCTTCTTCGCGCTGCGCGAGGAGGCGGCGCGCGCCGCCGGTGCCGATTTCGCCGTATTCTGCGCGGTCCACCGTCCGCCGGACCACCCGGCCCGGCCCGCCGGCTGGGTGCCGCTGGACGGATTCTGGGCCCGGCGCGGCTATGCGCGGCTGCCCGGCCTGTCCTGCACCTACCCCTGGAAGGAAGTCGGGACCGGGCACGAGGTCCCCCATCGCCTCGATTTCTGGGGCCGGGCCCTGGGCGCGGTGCCGCTGCCCGAACAGCTTCTGGAGGACAGATGA
- a CDS encoding glycine betaine ABC transporter substrate-binding protein codes for MPRSIVGRVAALFAAIDLIAMPLLAMPAVAAWMPGDPAACVPIRLSNVGWTDAEAVTAVTATLFDALGYAPQTPLLPLVMTYVAMRDRRVDAFLSNWEPTGSTPIAPFLADGSVERLATNLSGAHYTLAVPDYTWKAGLRDYGDIAAWGGRLGHMIFGLEAGNDGNGLVLEMIRRDQFHLGRFRLVESSEQGMLSQVDRSILSHRPILFLAWEPHPMNLRFAIRYLTGGDKVFGPDGGTSVNTVIRRGYRTDCPNAARLLAQIRFTIPDENMMMLAIQRDHVPPPLVARRWLRTHPDAWHGWLEGVATHDGAPALPAVQARLSLPAGD; via the coding sequence ATGCCCAGAAGCATCGTCGGCCGGGTCGCCGCTCTGTTCGCAGCGATCGATCTTATCGCCATGCCTCTTCTTGCCATGCCTGCCGTGGCGGCCTGGATGCCCGGCGATCCGGCGGCCTGCGTGCCCATCCGCCTGTCCAATGTGGGCTGGACGGATGCCGAGGCCGTGACGGCGGTCACCGCGACGCTGTTCGACGCGCTGGGCTATGCCCCCCAGACGCCGCTGTTGCCGCTGGTCATGACCTATGTGGCGATGCGCGACCGGCGGGTGGATGCGTTTCTGAGCAACTGGGAGCCCACCGGCAGCACGCCGATCGCGCCGTTCCTGGCCGACGGCTCGGTGGAGCGGCTGGCGACCAACCTGTCGGGTGCGCACTACACGCTGGCCGTGCCCGACTATACGTGGAAGGCGGGCCTGCGCGACTATGGCGACATCGCAGCCTGGGGGGGACGCCTGGGCCATATGATCTTCGGCCTGGAAGCCGGCAATGACGGCAACGGGCTGGTGCTGGAGATGATCCGCCGGGACCAGTTCCATCTCGGCCGTTTCCGCCTGGTCGAAAGCAGCGAACAGGGCATGCTCAGCCAGGTCGACCGCAGCATCCTGAGCCACCGGCCGATCCTGTTCCTGGCGTGGGAGCCGCATCCCATGAACCTGCGCTTCGCGATCCGCTACCTGACCGGCGGCGACAAGGTCTTCGGCCCCGATGGCGGGACGAGCGTCAATACCGTGATCCGCCGCGGCTACCGCACCGACTGCCCCAACGCGGCGCGGCTGCTGGCGCAGATCCGCTTCACGATCCCGGACGAGAACATGATGATGCTGGCGATCCAGCGCGACCACGTGCCGCCGCCGCTGGTCGCCCGACGCTGGCTGCGGACGCACCCCGACGCCTGGCATGGCTGGCTGGAGGGCGTCGCCACGCACGACGGCGCCCCGGCGCTGCCCGCCGTGCAGGCACGCCTGTCCCTGCCGGCCGGCGACTGA
- a CDS encoding GlxA family transcriptional regulator gives MSEGASGGIRPRLRVGFILADHFTLSAFSLFVDHLRLAADKDDRSRPIHCAWQVLSASVHPVRSSCGVAIARDAPLGDPRAFDYIVVVGGLLHGQEQIDHVTTVWLRRAAEMGITLIGVCTGTFALCRAGLMNDRRVCVSWYHRQDFLEAFPAHEAVSDQMFVDDGDRITCSGGGAAADVALHLIERSIGRPAGLKASHILLMERAGTSGSQIRLQPQPPTLASATRLADPRVRRAILHMEQNMARPLPIAQLAARLGISSRQLERLFQSTLGRKPQDFYRMLRLRHARALLEAGEMSVTEIAIEMGFSDCSHFSRHFKTAFGISPSACHRTAAPDLAARRAAPDVLSHAGIRLFSDR, from the coding sequence ATGTCAGAAGGGGCATCGGGCGGCATCAGGCCGCGCCTGCGCGTCGGCTTCATCCTTGCCGATCATTTCACGTTGTCCGCCTTTTCCCTGTTCGTCGACCATCTGCGCCTTGCCGCCGACAAGGACGACCGCAGCCGCCCGATCCATTGCGCGTGGCAGGTGCTGTCGGCCTCGGTCCATCCGGTGCGTTCCAGTTGCGGCGTGGCGATCGCGCGCGACGCGCCGCTGGGCGATCCCCGGGCCTTCGACTATATCGTCGTGGTCGGCGGGCTGCTGCACGGACAGGAGCAGATCGACCATGTCACCACCGTCTGGCTGCGCCGGGCGGCGGAGATGGGCATTACCCTGATCGGCGTCTGCACCGGCACCTTCGCCCTGTGCCGCGCCGGGCTGATGAATGATCGCCGCGTCTGCGTGAGCTGGTATCATCGCCAGGATTTCCTGGAGGCGTTTCCCGCGCACGAGGCGGTCAGCGACCAGATGTTCGTCGATGACGGCGACCGCATCACGTGCTCGGGCGGGGGGGCGGCGGCCGACGTGGCGCTGCACCTGATCGAACGCAGCATCGGCCGCCCGGCCGGGCTGAAGGCCAGCCATATCCTGCTGATGGAACGCGCCGGCACGAGCGGCAGCCAGATCCGGCTGCAGCCGCAGCCCCCCACCCTGGCCTCGGCGACCCGGCTTGCCGACCCCCGGGTACGGCGCGCCATCCTGCATATGGAGCAGAACATGGCGCGGCCGCTGCCGATCGCGCAGCTCGCCGCCCGGCTGGGCATTTCCAGCCGGCAACTGGAGCGCCTGTTCCAGAGCACGCTGGGCCGCAAGCCGCAGGATTTCTATCGCATGCTGCGGCTGCGCCACGCCCGCGCCCTGCTGGAAGCGGGCGAAATGAGCGTGACGGAGATCGCCATCGAAATGGGGTTTTCCGACTGCTCGCACTTCTCGCGCCATTTCAAGACGGCGTTCGGCATCAGCCCCAGCGCCTGCCACCGCACCGCCGCCCCCGACCTGGCCGCGCGCCGCGCCGCGCCCGACGTGCTGTCCCATGCCGGCATCCGGCTGTTCTCCGACCGATGA
- the purU gene encoding formyltetrahydrofolate deformylase, translating to MAHADAHVLIVTCASRPGLVAAWSGCLFQAGANIVEIDQHADLAEDRFFMRIAFTAAAPPDRAGLAAVAARFDAHWRLYPPRGRQRVVIMVSKFDHCLADLLYRWRIGELAMDPIAIVSNHPREATQAVDTGDIPFHHLPVTRETKPAQEARLRALIEETGAELVVLARYMQVLSDDMSGWLAGRCINIHHSFLPGFKGARPYHQAHARGVKLIGATAHYVTGDLDEGPIIEQDVERISHADTPDDLIRKGRDVERRVLSRAVNYHLQHRVILDGHRTVVFPD from the coding sequence ATGGCCCATGCCGACGCCCATGTCCTGATCGTTACCTGCGCCAGCCGGCCGGGCCTGGTCGCCGCCTGGTCGGGTTGCCTGTTCCAGGCCGGCGCGAACATCGTCGAAATCGACCAGCATGCCGACCTGGCGGAAGACCGGTTCTTCATGCGCATCGCCTTTACCGCCGCGGCGCCGCCCGACCGCGCCGGGCTGGCGGCGGTGGCCGCGCGGTTCGACGCGCACTGGCGGCTTTACCCGCCGCGCGGACGGCAGCGCGTGGTGATCATGGTCTCGAAATTCGACCATTGCCTGGCCGACCTGCTGTATCGCTGGCGGATCGGCGAACTGGCGATGGACCCGATCGCCATCGTATCGAACCATCCGCGCGAAGCGACGCAGGCCGTCGATACCGGCGACATCCCGTTCCATCACCTGCCGGTCACCCGCGAGACCAAACCCGCGCAGGAGGCGCGTCTGCGCGCGCTGATCGAGGAAACCGGCGCGGAGCTGGTCGTTCTGGCGCGCTATATGCAGGTGCTGTCGGACGACATGTCCGGCTGGCTGGCGGGACGGTGCATCAACATCCACCATTCCTTCCTGCCGGGGTTCAAGGGCGCGCGCCCGTATCACCAGGCGCACGCAAGGGGCGTGAAACTGATCGGGGCGACCGCCCATTACGTCACGGGCGACCTCGACGAGGGCCCGATCATCGAGCAGGATGTCGAGCGCATTTCCCATGCGGATACGCCCGACGACCTGATCCGCAAGGGCCGGGACGTGGAGCGCCGTGTCCTGTCGCGCGCGGTGAATTACCATCTTCAGCATCGCGTCATTCTCGACGGGCACCGGACCGTCGTTTTCCCCGACTGA
- a CDS encoding electron transfer flavoprotein subunit beta codes for MMRRIVLLSNGIDPVSGRPAPPPGEIAAIGLALSVGDPIGGDPIGDDPAGGLHAGPPSPALRRAAGYGLDHVDCLGGGGDAVEALAAHLAADPPDLVLAGRQACGGEDSGMLPYLLAEQLGWPLLSGVIAVGAAAEGWLPVTIGLPQGARRQARIRLPCILCAHDAAPAPPFVFDRARRAELRAVPTPVSTAPASIAPEGTERPYRARPRLIGAAAQAGAGTVLDHPDVAEAAHALRDHLRALGVLKSPRGPSADA; via the coding sequence ATGATGCGGCGCATCGTCCTTCTTTCGAACGGGATCGATCCGGTATCCGGCCGTCCGGCCCCCCCGCCGGGCGAGATCGCGGCGATCGGGCTGGCGCTGTCGGTCGGCGATCCGATTGGCGGCGATCCGATTGGCGACGATCCGGCCGGCGGCCTGCACGCGGGCCCCCCGTCGCCGGCCCTGCGGCGGGCGGCAGGGTACGGGCTGGACCATGTGGACTGCCTCGGTGGCGGGGGCGACGCGGTCGAGGCGCTGGCCGCGCATCTGGCCGCCGACCCGCCGGACCTGGTGCTGGCCGGCCGGCAGGCATGCGGCGGCGAGGATAGCGGCATGCTGCCCTATCTGCTGGCCGAACAACTCGGCTGGCCGCTGCTCTCCGGCGTGATCGCGGTCGGCGCGGCGGCCGAAGGCTGGCTGCCGGTCACGATCGGCCTGCCGCAGGGCGCGCGGCGCCAGGCCCGGATCCGCCTGCCCTGCATCCTGTGCGCCCATGATGCCGCCCCGGCGCCCCCCTTCGTCTTCGACCGCGCGCGCCGCGCCGAACTACGGGCCGTGCCCACCCCCGTTTCGACCGCCCCCGCCTCGATTGCGCCGGAGGGGACCGAGCGCCCATATCGCGCGCGGCCGCGCCTCATCGGCGCGGCCGCCCAGGCCGGCGCGGGAACGGTGCTGGACCACCCGGACGTCGCCGAAGCCGCGCATGCGCTGCGGGACCACCTCCGGGCGCTGGGCGTGCTCAAATCGCCGCGCGGGCCCTCCGCCGATGCGTGA